The Prevotella sp. E2-28 genome includes the window TCAAAGACAAACGTTGCGGCAGGTTCTTGATTTCTAACAGGTGGTGTGTCGGTTCTTCCGACATACCGCCATTTTTTTAACCAAAAAATTTAGTGATATGAACTCTTTATTTAAGGATTTGACACCCGCATCCGTCATCTATGCTCTTATAAAAGGTGATGATGTAAAATACATTGAGGGTAGTATTGTCAGTGTAAGTCAACCAAGGATGAATATGCCAGATATGAAGATGGGACAGTTACCCACAATGCAGAACGTTGTAGATGTGACGTATTCACTCGACGGGAAAAACTACACGGACACGGTTGATACAACGGCAAGCATGTTTAGTACAAAGAATACTGGCGCGCTCACGCTTATATCAACAGACAAAGAAAGCGTTGTCCGCGAGTTACATGCCACCCTCAAAACAAGCGAGAATTACATCAAGGAATCCGAGCGCGAAGTTCCAAGGCAGAAGAAACGCATCAAAGACTGCAAGACCCTCATTATGCAGTTAGATACGGATTTTAAGGAAAAGCAGCAGACAGAGGAACGATTTGCGAAGCTTGAAGAGACACAGAAAGAACAAGGCGGCAAACTTGACGAGATTCTGTCACTATTAAGAGATAACAGGAAAGCATTATGACACAGGACGAAATGAGAAAGGAGTACTATGCCCTTTACAATATGATGGCAAACTCCAACAACATCGCCTACATGCACGTCTTCGGACAGGTACAGAAAGAGGTGATGGAATGGGCTATAGCAAACAAGCCAGACCTTGCACAGGACTGGCTCGATAAGCTAGAGTCTATAAAGTGGAAAAACTATCTAACTCCAAAGGAAGCTCAGAAGATTATTGATAACATGAATCCGAAAGCTCCTTGGACTAAGGAACAATGGAAGTCCGCTATGGAACATGAGGAGTATGACCTTGAGGACGAACCTCATTATAACGCTTGCGCACTCTACGTGGCAATGTGTATGATTATGTCAGATAGCGGAAACACGTTGAAGAAGTATGTCAGCGAAGAGAACTTATTTGATGCCGTGTACGAACTTGCGGTAGACAAGCTTACTGACAAGGATGGAGTTTTCTCTATTCGTCGGTATTTTTCTCTTTGAAAAACGAACAGATTCTGGGCCACGACAATAGGACGCTACTCCCCTCTGTATTGTAAGGACACTTACCCATCGTTGGCTCGCCTTTCACACTCAGAAGATTGAAGGGAGAGTACATAGGCGTGCAGTTGGCACAATCCCCACACTTATGATACTCTACCTTCGTTTTCTTTGGTTCAACGCAAACTGCGGGTCTCCTCTTTACAGCCATACTCTGCTAACAGTAACGCATCAGCGTTCTTTAACGTGACCTTTGTCTTAGGAAAGAGGTGTTGTGCAAGACTTTTCAGGCGATTCTTATGAGAAGTTTTGTCCTCCCCCTTCTTTGATTTTACACCCATTTCAGCCTGCCACTTTGCAGGCATTACGTCGATTTTACGAATCTTATGAGCCGTAACGCCCATGAGGACATATCCATAGAACATACCGAACGTAAACGTACTTGCAACACCCTGTTTTGGCATCGAGTGAACCTTCTCGACGTATGCAGCCGTAACATCTTTGTATTTCTCGATAAACTCACTTATGTCAGTCAGCGTGTCAGGCATTGCGGCCACATCCACGACTTCGTGGGAATCCATATTGACAATGGCAATGCCGCCATTCACTCCTGGGTCTATACCCATCACTAATCTACTCATGCTTCCTTGCGTTTAATACCTCGCAAATCTTGCTTAAATGGTCTGTAATGAGAGTGTCGTGCAGAACAGGGATGAAGTTAGGCATTGGGGTGTTATTCTCCAATGCGCTAACAATCTGGTCGAGCGTCTGAGTGATAGACTCATGGTCTTCAATTATATTCAGAATGCGTTCGTTAACCTTCATTGTTGCCCTCCTCTCCTTCTGCATGTTTTGCCATTTCAATAATTGCGGCCTTTTGATTCTCATCATTCTCCATTTCGTCGAGAATCTTCTTGTCTTCTTCGTCGCTGATGGGTTTTGCCTGCACTCTACCCATGAAAGATTTAAGAGCGACAGCTTTCGCCTCCTGATACTCTGCATCGCCGGCAACGGTCGTGTCCATGAACCACATATTGAATACGTGATGAAGCGTATTGATATGCGTCTCGCTACCATCACCAAGCAGCTGGTCTATCATGTGGTAAACCTGTGTGTTGCAACAAAACTCGATTGCCCAAATACCGCTGTTTGCCTCAACCTTGATGTAAGGCAGTTGAGCACGCTTCAACTTCTCGCGCTCCGATGTTGGGATGTTCATGTTGGCACGCAATTCCCTTACCTCGCTTTTGCGCAGAACCTTGTTGATTTTAAATACTACGAAGTTACCTACTTGGTACTTCTTTCCGAACTCCATTTTCTTAATTTCTCCCATAATTATATTATTTAATCTTCCTCATTAATACAAGACCCCTTCTCGTCGTCATAGACAACAGCGAAGTCCTCATTCTTGATAACATACGGATGTAAGAGTTGTTCGCTCGTACAGCCAAACACCTGATAGCGATAACCTTCTGGATAACGCTTTTTAAAGAAACCTACACCATAGCTCTTCATCGTAGCACCAAAAAGCTGCTTTGACGGCATTTCGACGTCATTGTCCTCACAGAACTGTGCAAGGCTGTCAAGCATCGTCTTTGTGTCAATGTATTCGCTAGTCTCGTTCTGCGCCTGCATGTCAGGACGGATTTTATACGCATGAAGCCATGCTATTACTGGATTTGTACGCAACTGAGCAAGCAGCATCTGCCTACGATGACCCTCACTTGACGGGAATACGAATCGTCTGCGCACAACTTCACGGGCACCACGCACAATCCAGTTAAAGATTCCTGGATAGTTCGTTATCAGCTCCTGCGCAAGGCGTGGATTTCGCCTCTCTTTCGGCACTGTGATGTCGAAACTGATAAACTGCAAACGACGGATAAAGCCAAAGCTCTGGTCGTCTGGGTAAGGCAACTCGTTAAGATGGAATACAAGGTATGGCAGGTTGTCATTCTTCGTAACATTACCCCCCAACTTTCTATCCATCACAGGCTCGCCACTAACAATCTTCTTGAAAGTAGAAGTATGCTTACGGCAGAAGTTCTTTCCGTCCTCCTCAGTACTCCAGTTGAAGATTTTGTTACGCAACGGCAGTCGTGAGCGCATACCTTCGTCGCCAGTCATTGTTAATTCGACATAAGGAACTTCACTGATACGTTCTGAGCCGTACACACCTCTTGCAGTGCGATAAATGACGCTCTTTCCGTTGCCACCGCTACCGATAAGCAGCAGGCATAACTCGACGCGTGCCGCATCCTTGCCCTCATACGGAATGTAGACCTCGCTCTGGTCGATAAGGCCGAGGCCAAGGAACATCTGCAAGATGACGCGGCTATTCTTGTCAGGAAGGACTTCGTGAAGGAAGTTCATCCACTTTGTACACTTCGCCTTTTCATCGTATTTGTACGGATGATAGAACGTCACATGAAAGCGTGGGTCGAAATGGTCGTGAAATATTGGTGTCTTTCCTCGAAGGATAGGCGAAATATCCAATACACCATTCTCAAACGCAACAAGATTACGTGACTGCACCATCGGGTTGTAATACCTGATGGCATCCGTGAACGTCTTTGCGAACGTCTTGTTGTTGATGGCAGGAAGTATCTCTTCGTGCTCAACAAACAGGAAGAATGCGGCTACAAGCAGCTCTTCGCGTACGGGAACATAGATTCGGCCGTCAAATAGCCAGAAATCACCCTCGTTGAAGAGTACAGGGCACTCCTGTCCCAATCTGCGGGTATTCTTGTTCATCTGTACGGTCTTGCGCTGATAGCTGTCACTACTCTTGTAACCCCACGCGCCACTAAGGGTGTGGAACTCGAAGTCCACGCCCATAGCAACGCTGAGAAGCGAAGCGTAAATCTTATCTATTACCTCTCTGTCTGTCATGAATGTTATCGATTATCTCCATCACCTACAATGACACCTCTGTCTTGGCGTGAGGCGAGCTTCTGCAGGTTCTCATTGGCAACATCCTTCAAAGACCAACCCATGACGGTACACAGGCCCGACAACTGCCACAGAATATCGCCCGCCTCTGCTTTCATGTCGCGAATCTCTTCATCCGACATTTCCTTGCAGCCTCTCTCAGTGATAAGGTGATTACTGTCAATCACGGCCTTCTCCTTGCGGACTGCCTTTGCCACCTTGCTTGCCAACTCACCTACTTCGCCTACAAGGTTAAGCATCATGTAAGAAAAGTTGTTACTACTATCTGTACAGGTCTTCATGGCCTGCTTCTGATAATCCTCTAAAAGTTGTACCTTATTCATTTTTCTTCCTTATACCTTACTTGTTTAATATCCTCTCCAACAGATTCCTGTGGCACAATGCGTAAATCTCCTTATCCATAGCCTGAATAGTATTACTACTCTCGGAAAGACTCTCACGAAGCTTTTCAATCTCCTCTTCAAGCTGCACTTTGTACTTCGAGAGGGCTTTATTCTCGATGCGCAGACTGTTCATATCTGCGTTCCTACATTCTTTGATGTCGTTATACAGCAACTGAATGAGGCTGTCGGCCATCCCGCCACACTGAACGAGGATAGCGGGGTCTTTCTTCGACTTAATCATTGTGTGGAAGTTCATCATTGCCTGACGCAATACGATATTCTCGCGCACAACCTCAGAGACATTACCCAGTTGGGCCACAATCTCGTTCAGGGCACGATTCTTCTCTTCCAATTCTCTGTACGCCGTTA containing:
- a CDS encoding DUF5906 domain-containing protein, whose protein sequence is MTDREVIDKIYASLLSVAMGVDFEFHTLSGAWGYKSSDSYQRKTVQMNKNTRRLGQECPVLFNEGDFWLFDGRIYVPVREELLVAAFFLFVEHEEILPAINNKTFAKTFTDAIRYYNPMVQSRNLVAFENGVLDISPILRGKTPIFHDHFDPRFHVTFYHPYKYDEKAKCTKWMNFLHEVLPDKNSRVILQMFLGLGLIDQSEVYIPYEGKDAARVELCLLLIGSGGNGKSVIYRTARGVYGSERISEVPYVELTMTGDEGMRSRLPLRNKIFNWSTEEDGKNFCRKHTSTFKKIVSGEPVMDRKLGGNVTKNDNLPYLVFHLNELPYPDDQSFGFIRRLQFISFDITVPKERRNPRLAQELITNYPGIFNWIVRGAREVVRRRFVFPSSEGHRRQMLLAQLRTNPVIAWLHAYKIRPDMQAQNETSEYIDTKTMLDSLAQFCEDNDVEMPSKQLFGATMKSYGVGFFKKRYPEGYRYQVFGCTSEQLLHPYVIKNEDFAVVYDDEKGSCINEED
- a CDS encoding nucleoside triphosphate pyrophosphohydrolase family protein gives rise to the protein MNKVQLLEDYQKQAMKTCTDSSNNFSYMMLNLVGEVGELASKVAKAVRKEKAVIDSNHLITERGCKEMSDEEIRDMKAEAGDILWQLSGLCTVMGWSLKDVANENLQKLASRQDRGVIVGDGDNR